A genome region from Chryseobacterium indicum includes the following:
- a CDS encoding nitroreductase family protein, whose translation MSFLEKMKSRYTVKKYNPQGTIGEEQIQQLKEILHLSPSSINSQPWNFVFVSDPETKIQLAEASYFNKEKVLDGSHLIVFQALKNPEDFEKQIEENLPEGSVTYYKTFVKPKGEAEIRSWLKHQVYLSLGVLLSACADMGIDSTPMEGIETEKYDAILKNEKYESVFAVVIGVKSEEDKNQPVHNPKRRLERQHVILEI comes from the coding sequence GTACAATAGGTGAAGAACAGATTCAGCAGCTTAAAGAAATTCTGCATTTAAGTCCATCTTCCATTAACAGTCAGCCATGGAATTTTGTGTTTGTATCGGATCCGGAAACAAAAATACAGCTTGCCGAAGCCTCTTATTTTAACAAGGAAAAAGTATTGGACGGAAGTCACCTTATCGTTTTTCAGGCACTTAAAAACCCTGAAGATTTTGAAAAGCAGATAGAAGAAAATCTTCCGGAAGGTTCGGTAACTTATTATAAAACTTTTGTAAAACCGAAAGGAGAAGCGGAGATCAGATCGTGGCTGAAACATCAGGTTTATCTTTCATTGGGTGTTTTGCTTTCTGCGTGCGCAGATATGGGAATAGATTCTACTCCGATGGAAGGAATTGAAACCGAAAAATATGATGCGATTTTAAAGAACGAAAAATACGAAAGTGTTTTTGCAGTAGTGATTGGCGTAAAGTCTGAAGAAGATAAAAATCAGCCGGTTCATAACCCGAAAAGAAGACTGGAAAGACAGCACGTAATTTTGGAAATTTAA